The following are encoded in a window of Roseimaritima ulvae genomic DNA:
- the dnaG gene encoding DNA primase, producing the protein MSLPANFDLKERVRAAVDIVDVIGQSLELRPKGRQFVALCPFHDDKKPSFTVNPARQTWKCWPCDKGGDVFSFIQQRDGVSFPEALRILAERAGIEMPSYGGKRTEPGSPDDKATLLAAMKFATQAFYDCLQNDQSAEAAAARKYLEDRQINDESRRRFQIGYAPNDFKWLLRKATAAGFKPEVIEAAGLALRKSDDRPPYDRFRGRVMFPICDLQDRPISAGGRILPSDDPQQSGGAKYINGPETLLFSKSNQLYGMNLARAAVSKSREVMVMEGYTDVIAARQFGIEPVVAVLGTALGEGHIRIIQRFADRVILVLDGDTAGKTRADEVLELFIRADVDLRVLTLPDGSDPADFLHQHGREAFEQLVAEAPDAIEHKLSTLLDGVDLLTDTHRATAALETMLGIVAKAPQQAGDLRIDQILLRLSRVFSTDKAALVGRLKQIRIEESKRRQYRNQAAARAKQAGKVPAAGKNPAAAKPPTAGRHGTPGRPSTPGRPSAPPSVAAFDPNQALLESSDPMHDDPMHAEQMPADLMPAAMHYEDFEAAPAAPRKPVWEAIEGIDRELFEILIEDPELAPMAIETFDIASLQTESARKIFAAYQELDLAGRALDVQSLLLTVEQEELRNMVVTMDERVQRRAGQLTVSPEQRYRDLQDRFQQRQWNVQRQRHQATLEAAAVSDDEATKLLQDLFEGEKVRKGLLNRPPAEPSKPPPSTPNAGDQAPTSSESA; encoded by the coding sequence TTGTCGTTACCGGCAAACTTTGATTTAAAAGAACGGGTGCGAGCGGCCGTCGACATTGTCGATGTGATTGGCCAGTCGCTGGAGCTACGTCCCAAGGGCCGGCAATTTGTGGCCCTGTGCCCCTTTCACGACGACAAAAAACCCTCGTTTACGGTCAACCCCGCTCGCCAAACCTGGAAATGCTGGCCCTGCGACAAGGGCGGGGACGTGTTCTCCTTCATCCAACAGCGCGACGGGGTCTCGTTTCCCGAAGCGCTGCGGATTCTGGCCGAACGAGCGGGCATCGAAATGCCCAGCTATGGGGGCAAACGCACCGAACCCGGCTCACCCGATGACAAAGCCACGTTGCTCGCGGCAATGAAGTTTGCCACTCAAGCCTTCTACGACTGCTTGCAGAACGACCAATCGGCCGAAGCCGCCGCGGCGAGGAAGTACCTGGAGGATCGCCAAATCAACGACGAAAGTCGCCGGCGGTTCCAGATCGGCTATGCCCCCAACGATTTCAAATGGCTGCTCCGCAAAGCCACCGCAGCGGGCTTTAAACCCGAAGTCATCGAAGCCGCCGGGTTGGCGCTGCGGAAGTCCGACGACCGCCCGCCCTACGACCGTTTTCGTGGCCGGGTGATGTTCCCGATCTGCGACCTGCAAGATCGCCCGATCTCCGCCGGCGGCCGGATCCTGCCCTCGGACGATCCCCAGCAAAGCGGCGGCGCAAAGTACATCAACGGCCCCGAAACCCTGCTGTTCTCCAAATCGAATCAGCTGTATGGCATGAACCTAGCGCGCGCGGCGGTCAGCAAGTCGCGCGAAGTGATGGTCATGGAAGGCTACACCGACGTCATCGCGGCCCGCCAATTCGGCATCGAACCGGTGGTGGCCGTGCTCGGTACCGCCCTCGGCGAAGGCCACATCCGGATCATCCAACGTTTTGCTGATCGCGTCATCCTGGTGCTCGACGGCGACACCGCGGGCAAAACACGCGCCGACGAAGTCTTGGAACTATTTATTCGCGCCGATGTCGACCTCCGCGTCCTGACCCTGCCCGACGGCAGCGACCCAGCCGACTTCCTGCACCAACACGGCCGCGAAGCTTTTGAACAATTAGTCGCCGAAGCCCCCGACGCGATCGAACACAAACTGTCCACCCTGCTCGACGGCGTCGATCTGCTGACCGATACACATCGCGCCACCGCGGCCCTGGAAACCATGCTGGGCATCGTTGCCAAAGCTCCCCAGCAAGCCGGCGACCTGCGGATCGACCAAATCCTGCTGCGGCTGTCGCGCGTGTTCAGCACCGACAAAGCAGCCCTGGTCGGTCGGCTCAAACAAATTCGCATCGAAGAGTCCAAGCGACGGCAATACCGCAATCAGGCCGCGGCCCGCGCGAAGCAAGCCGGCAAGGTCCCGGCCGCCGGCAAAAATCCCGCCGCGGCCAAGCCGCCCACGGCGGGCAGACATGGCACACCGGGCAGACCCAGCACACCGGGAAGACCTTCAGCGCCGCCCTCGGTAGCCGCCTTTGATCCCAACCAAGCGTTGCTGGAATCATCGGATCCGATGCATGACGACCCCATGCACGCGGAGCAGATGCCCGCTGACCTGATGCCTGCGGCGATGCATTACGAAGATTTCGAAGCGGCTCCGGCGGCGCCGCGCAAGCCGGTTTGGGAGGCCATTGAAGGCATCGACCGCGAGCTGTTTGAGATCTTGATCGAGGACCCGGAGCTGGCGCCGATGGCGATCGAAACCTTTGATATTGCTAGCTTACAAACCGAATCTGCCCGAAAAATCTTCGCAGCTTACCAAGAATTGGACTTGGCGGGCCGAGCGCTGGACGTACAATCTTTGCTGTTGACAGTCGAGCAAGAAGAGCTGCGAAACATGGTCGTCACGATGGACGAGCGAGTGCAGCGTCGAGCGGGACAATTAACGGTGTCTCCCGAACAACGTTACCGCGATCTTCAAGACCGCTTTCAACAGAGACAATGGAATGTCCAGCGTCAACGACATCAGGCCACATTGGAAGCGGCCGCGGTGTCGGACGACGAAGCAACCAAGTTGTTGCAAGATTTATTCGAAGGTGAAAAAGTACGCAAAGGATTGCTCAATCGACCACCTGCGGAACCCTCGAAGCCGCCCCCTAGCACACCCAATGCTGGTGACCAAGCGCCGACGTCGTCGGAGTCCGCTTAA
- the epsC gene encoding serine O-acetyltransferase EpsC, producing the protein MASDFRLKQQLPELTEQIVATYTPDDGINHLGHCPLPSYDAVINILADLKDVLYPGYRRKVGLHAGNIRYHVGGMIDQLHDALTTQIARALRHEDRVRNSHSDCESDIDFEAKGQAMAIETLQRIPQLREVLSTDVQAAFDGDPACQTTDEIVFCYPGFEAITVYRIAHVLLQLGVPFIPRMMTEWAHQTTGIDIHPGATVGHHFFIDHGTGVVIGETCEIGNRVKLYQGVTLGALSFPTDADGQLIRGTKRHPTIEDGVVVYANATILGGRTTIGHDSVIGSSVWITRSVSPFTTVTLEKPQLRVRGAAVDNSAQDHELNFQI; encoded by the coding sequence ATGGCCTCTGACTTCAGGCTGAAACAGCAACTGCCGGAATTGACCGAGCAGATCGTGGCAACCTACACACCCGATGATGGGATCAATCATCTGGGCCACTGTCCGCTGCCCAGCTACGATGCGGTGATCAACATCCTGGCCGACTTGAAGGACGTGTTGTATCCCGGTTATCGCCGCAAGGTGGGGCTGCACGCCGGCAATATCCGCTACCACGTGGGCGGCATGATCGATCAGCTGCACGATGCGTTGACGACTCAGATCGCGCGCGCCCTGCGGCACGAAGATCGCGTCCGGAATAGTCACAGCGATTGCGAGAGCGACATCGATTTCGAAGCCAAGGGACAGGCCATGGCGATCGAAACGCTGCAGCGGATCCCGCAATTACGCGAGGTCTTGTCGACCGACGTGCAGGCCGCCTTCGATGGCGATCCGGCCTGCCAAACAACCGACGAAATTGTGTTCTGCTACCCGGGATTCGAAGCCATCACGGTGTACCGCATCGCCCATGTGCTGCTGCAACTGGGGGTGCCCTTTATTCCGCGGATGATGACCGAATGGGCGCATCAGACCACGGGCATCGACATCCATCCCGGGGCCACGGTCGGACATCACTTCTTCATCGATCACGGCACCGGCGTGGTGATCGGGGAAACCTGTGAGATCGGCAACCGGGTGAAGTTGTATCAAGGCGTGACGCTGGGGGCGCTCAGTTTCCCCACCGATGCCGACGGGCAATTAATCCGCGGCACCAAGCGTCATCCCACGATCGAAGACGGTGTGGTGGTGTACGCCAACGCTACGATTCTGGGCGGCCGCACGACGATCGGTCACGACAGTGTGATCGGGTCCAGCGTGTGGATCACGCGGAGCGTATCGCCGTTTACGACCGTAACGTTGGAGAAGCCGCAATTGCGAGTCCGCGGCGCGGCCGTCGATAACTCAGCCCAAGATCACGAACTGAATTTTCAGATTTAG
- a CDS encoding endonuclease domain-containing protein, with protein MPDQPNRQSPKSFRRQRRKKPTRSEGLLWSVLRSKQVCGLKFRREHSIDVWIVDFACVAHKLVVEVDGGYHDDTIEDDLIRQKKLEQLGWRVLRFTDKDVEQDTESVGRAIAAELGLEYRFENRAKTASGINARRPPSLREDRP; from the coding sequence ATGCCAGACCAACCGAATCGTCAATCACCCAAAAGCTTTCGCCGCCAAAGACGCAAAAAACCAACACGATCCGAAGGTTTACTTTGGAGCGTATTGCGCAGCAAGCAAGTTTGCGGGCTGAAGTTTCGTCGAGAACATTCCATCGATGTGTGGATTGTTGATTTCGCCTGCGTCGCTCACAAGCTCGTTGTCGAGGTAGACGGAGGATACCATGACGACACGATAGAGGACGACTTGATACGCCAGAAGAAGCTGGAACAGCTTGGTTGGAGAGTCTTGCGTTTCACCGACAAGGACGTGGAGCAGGACACCGAGTCGGTAGGCCGTGCGATTGCTGCTGAACTTGGGCTCGAGTACCGATTCGAGAACCGCGCCAAAACGGCCTCAGGGATAAATGCCCGGCGTCCTCCCTCTCTACGCGAGGATCGGCCTTGA
- a CDS encoding 2-oxoglutarate dehydrogenase E1 component codes for MNTYSLDYIDDLYAQYVKEPNSVSETWRRYFEQFLVSTDAALELGPVDTSGEANGEHAAGAASGNGRPPTAAGPPVTVGDPNQLRHVAHVQDRVDQLVREYRVRGHLIAQLDPLGIARPACPELNPEVYGVTDSDLTRPYTASNVPDAATRTIGDVLKRLRNTYCRSIGAQFMHIDNRNIRDWLQRRMEMTENRLELAHEVQRRIYTRLADASIFEEFVRRKFVGAKTFSLEGAESLIPMLDLALEKACQHKVREVVLAMAHRGRLNVLANIMKKRAMNIFWSFDDPNPELNRGRGDVRYHLGYSSDWRTASGETLHISLCFNPSHLEFVNTVALGRCRSKQDRSRDTKRQEVMTILIHGDAAFAGEGIVQETLNLSQLEGYKTGGTLHVVLNNQVGFTTEPEQGRSTTYATDIAKMLQIPIFHVNGEDPEAVAQVVSLAMDFRKEFRRDVVVDLYAYRRWGHNEGDEPRFTQPRQYAEIDRRQSVRDNYLKRLLKLGQMTTEEAQDIQTVRTEKLESEFEASHTEEFVPDVQTLGGTWAEYVGGPEPDSGWTETGVDGEILSKLLDSLTRTPEGFAAHKKLKRPMKFRREMAEGKRPLDWASAEAAAFASLLHEGHPLRLSGQDCQRGTFSHRHAVLHDMKSGETYTPLAHLPDTDAPLELINSPLSEAGVLGFEYGYSLDCPEGLIIWEAQFGDFWNVAQVIVDQFIASAEDKWKRLSGLVMLLPHGFEGQGPEHCSARVERFLAMAAEDNIQVCQPSTPAQFFHLLRRQVKRRWRKPLVCLTPKSLLRHPLVTSPLEALTSGGFVKILPDLDIEPHDAVRILLCTGKVYYDLLEKRQHLGLKNVAIVRLEQLYPLSVEEIMAALEGYPSGCELIWIQEEPMNMGAWPYLKMKYVDALTERFQLSAVTRAESASPSTGSHSAHKLEQEDLLTAAFEDLE; via the coding sequence ATGAATACATATAGCCTCGATTACATCGACGACCTTTATGCCCAGTACGTCAAAGAACCGAACAGTGTTTCGGAAACCTGGCGGCGTTACTTCGAGCAATTCCTGGTCTCCACCGATGCCGCTTTGGAACTTGGACCCGTCGACACCAGCGGCGAGGCGAACGGTGAGCACGCCGCCGGGGCGGCCAGCGGAAATGGTCGCCCGCCCACCGCGGCAGGCCCGCCGGTTACCGTCGGCGATCCCAATCAATTGCGGCACGTGGCTCATGTGCAGGACCGCGTGGACCAACTGGTCCGCGAATACCGCGTCCGCGGCCACCTGATCGCTCAACTGGACCCGCTGGGTATCGCTCGGCCCGCCTGCCCGGAACTGAACCCGGAAGTCTACGGGGTCACCGACAGCGACCTGACGCGGCCCTACACCGCTAGCAATGTCCCCGACGCCGCTACCCGCACCATCGGCGACGTCCTCAAGCGACTGCGTAATACCTATTGCCGAAGCATCGGTGCGCAATTCATGCACATCGACAACCGCAACATCCGCGATTGGCTGCAACGCCGGATGGAGATGACCGAAAACCGTTTGGAACTGGCTCATGAAGTCCAACGGCGGATCTACACACGGTTGGCCGACGCTTCGATTTTCGAAGAGTTCGTGCGACGAAAATTTGTCGGTGCCAAAACCTTCTCGCTCGAAGGCGCCGAAAGCCTGATCCCGATGCTGGACCTGGCATTGGAAAAGGCCTGTCAGCACAAGGTTCGCGAAGTCGTGTTGGCGATGGCGCATCGCGGCCGTCTGAATGTGTTGGCCAACATCATGAAGAAACGGGCCATGAACATTTTCTGGTCCTTCGACGACCCCAATCCGGAATTGAACCGCGGCCGCGGCGACGTCCGTTACCACCTGGGCTACAGCAGCGACTGGCGGACCGCCTCGGGCGAAACCCTGCACATTTCGCTGTGCTTCAACCCCAGCCACCTGGAATTCGTCAACACCGTGGCCCTGGGCCGCTGCCGCAGCAAGCAGGATCGCAGTCGCGATACCAAACGCCAGGAAGTGATGACGATCCTGATCCACGGGGACGCCGCTTTTGCCGGGGAAGGCATCGTTCAGGAAACGCTGAACCTGAGCCAGTTGGAGGGTTACAAAACCGGGGGCACCCTGCATGTCGTGCTGAACAACCAAGTCGGCTTCACCACCGAACCGGAACAGGGTCGCAGTACGACCTACGCCACCGACATCGCCAAAATGCTGCAGATCCCCATCTTCCACGTCAACGGCGAAGACCCCGAAGCGGTGGCTCAAGTCGTTTCGCTGGCGATGGACTTCCGCAAAGAGTTCCGCCGCGACGTGGTGGTGGACCTGTACGCCTACCGCCGCTGGGGCCACAACGAAGGCGACGAGCCGCGTTTCACTCAACCGCGCCAGTACGCCGAAATCGATCGCCGCCAAAGTGTCCGCGACAATTACCTCAAACGCCTGCTCAAACTGGGGCAGATGACCACCGAGGAAGCTCAGGACATCCAGACCGTGCGGACGGAGAAACTGGAAAGCGAATTCGAAGCCAGTCACACCGAAGAGTTTGTCCCCGACGTGCAGACCCTGGGTGGGACCTGGGCGGAATACGTGGGCGGCCCCGAACCCGATTCCGGCTGGACCGAAACCGGCGTCGACGGCGAAATTCTGTCCAAACTGCTGGACAGTTTGACCCGCACCCCCGAAGGCTTTGCCGCCCACAAAAAGCTCAAGCGACCGATGAAGTTCCGTCGCGAGATGGCCGAAGGCAAACGCCCGTTGGACTGGGCCTCGGCCGAAGCGGCCGCCTTCGCCAGCTTGCTGCACGAAGGCCATCCGCTGCGACTGTCCGGCCAGGACTGCCAACGCGGAACCTTCAGCCACCGCCATGCCGTGCTGCACGACATGAAATCCGGCGAAACCTACACCCCGCTGGCCCACCTGCCCGATACCGACGCGCCGCTGGAACTGATCAACAGCCCGCTCAGCGAAGCCGGAGTGCTGGGTTTTGAGTACGGTTACTCGCTGGACTGTCCCGAAGGTTTAATCATCTGGGAAGCTCAATTCGGAGACTTCTGGAACGTCGCCCAGGTCATCGTCGACCAGTTCATCGCCAGTGCCGAAGACAAATGGAAACGGCTCAGCGGACTCGTGATGCTGCTGCCCCACGGCTTTGAAGGCCAGGGGCCCGAACACTGCAGCGCCCGCGTCGAACGCTTCCTGGCAATGGCCGCCGAAGACAATATCCAGGTCTGTCAGCCCTCCACGCCGGCCCAGTTCTTCCACCTCCTGCGCCGTCAGGTGAAGCGTCGCTGGCGCAAACCGTTGGTCTGCCTGACACCCAAAAGCCTGCTGCGACACCCGCTGGTGACCAGCCCGCTGGAAGCCCTCACCAGCGGCGGCTTTGTCAAAATCCTGCCCGACCTGGACATCGAACCCCACGACGCCGTGCGGATCCTATTGTGCACCGGCAAGGTGTATTACGACCTGCTGGAGAAACGCCAGCACCTGGGATTAAAGAATGTCGCCATCGTGCGGCTGGAACAACTCTACCCACTCAGCGTCGAAGAGATCATGGCGGCGTTGGAAGGCTATCCATCGGGCTGCGAACTGATCTGGATCCAAGAAGAGCCCATGAACATGGGTGCCTGGCCATACCTGAAAATGAAGTACGTCGATGCCCTCACCGAGCGTTTCCAGTTAAGCGCCGTAACCCGAGCCGAATCGGCCAGCCCCAGCACCGGCAGCCACAGCGCCCACAAGTTGGAACAAGAAGACCTGCTGACCGCGGCTTTTGAAGATTTGGAGTAG
- the cdd gene encoding cytidine deaminase, whose amino-acid sequence MPAPQPSPPQLAELIDAALDARRRAYAPYSRFAVGAAIRTVGGQIFQGCNVENASSGVGICAERTAGVAAVAAGEQEWQAIAIALRGGGTPCGVCRQFLSEFAAELTVISVDAAAPEHPYRVFQLAELYPHGFTRRDLAPSATSATSPPGDPPRNRS is encoded by the coding sequence TTGCCCGCACCCCAACCATCCCCGCCTCAGCTTGCCGAACTGATCGACGCGGCCCTCGACGCTCGGCGGCGAGCCTACGCGCCATACAGCCGATTTGCGGTCGGAGCGGCGATCCGCACCGTCGGCGGCCAGATATTTCAAGGCTGCAATGTGGAAAACGCCTCGTCGGGCGTGGGCATCTGTGCCGAACGCACCGCCGGTGTGGCGGCGGTCGCGGCCGGCGAGCAGGAATGGCAAGCGATTGCGATCGCGCTGCGTGGAGGCGGCACGCCCTGTGGGGTGTGCCGACAATTCCTCAGCGAATTCGCCGCTGAGCTGACGGTGATCTCGGTCGACGCCGCCGCCCCGGAGCATCCTTATCGGGTATTTCAACTAGCCGAACTCTATCCACATGGATTTACCCGCCGCGATCTGGCGCCCTCAGCGACGTCGGCGACCAGCCCCCCCGGCGATCCACCTCGCAATCGATCGTGA
- a CDS encoding thymidine phosphorylase, protein MLTTEIIAKTRDRAPLSREQIDYLIGGFSRGEIPDYQMAAWAMAVRIQGLSAEATAHLTAAMLASGDRLPRRDGPPRVDKHSTGGLGDKVSLVLAPLLACCDVQVPMISGRGLGLSGGTLDKLESIPGLRVELNPDEAQTVLDAAGCFIIAASERIAPADRRLYALRDVTGCVESIPLITASILSKKLAASLDALVMDVKVGSGAFMQTLPEAQALARSLVDTGKLSGLPMRALLSDMDQPLGRAVGNANEVREAFDVLQGRGPQDVRQLTIELGSELLPMVGVSEDRQAAANRLNAALNSGRGWETFQNMVAAQGGDCSAALPSLPAVPIAAPRDGCLSAVDSQELGRCIVELGGGRRQMNDRIDHAVGIDIEVKIGQNVRRGQPLCWLSARQSDAISPTRLQACFRLTDESVQPRPLILDRQ, encoded by the coding sequence ATGCTGACTACCGAGATCATCGCCAAGACCCGTGACCGGGCCCCCCTGTCGCGTGAGCAGATCGACTACCTGATCGGCGGCTTCAGTCGCGGCGAAATCCCCGATTACCAAATGGCCGCCTGGGCGATGGCCGTTCGCATCCAAGGCCTCTCGGCTGAAGCGACCGCTCACCTGACCGCCGCCATGCTGGCCAGCGGCGACCGCTTGCCGCGTCGCGACGGCCCGCCGCGAGTCGACAAACACAGCACCGGGGGGTTGGGCGACAAGGTCTCGCTGGTGCTGGCGCCGCTGCTGGCCTGCTGCGACGTGCAGGTGCCGATGATCAGCGGCCGCGGGTTGGGCCTGTCCGGGGGCACGCTGGACAAGCTGGAATCCATCCCCGGCCTGCGCGTCGAGCTGAACCCAGACGAAGCCCAAACCGTGCTGGACGCCGCGGGCTGTTTTATCATCGCGGCCAGCGAGCGAATCGCGCCGGCCGATCGGCGGCTGTACGCGCTGCGAGACGTCACCGGATGCGTCGAATCCATTCCCCTGATCACCGCCAGCATCCTCAGCAAAAAATTGGCCGCCTCGCTGGACGCCCTGGTGATGGATGTCAAAGTCGGCTCGGGAGCCTTCATGCAAACCCTGCCCGAAGCCCAAGCCCTTGCCCGCTCGCTGGTCGACACCGGCAAGCTCTCCGGGCTGCCGATGCGAGCCCTGCTGAGCGATATGGACCAGCCGCTGGGCCGAGCGGTCGGCAATGCCAACGAGGTTCGCGAAGCGTTCGACGTGCTGCAGGGCAGGGGACCGCAGGACGTCCGGCAGTTGACCATCGAACTGGGCAGCGAACTGCTGCCGATGGTGGGTGTGAGCGAAGACCGCCAAGCCGCGGCGAACCGACTGAACGCGGCGCTGAACAGCGGCCGCGGCTGGGAAACATTCCAAAACATGGTCGCTGCCCAAGGCGGAGATTGCTCCGCCGCGCTGCCCAGCCTGCCCGCCGTCCCCATCGCCGCTCCCCGTGACGGCTGCTTATCCGCTGTCGATTCCCAGGAATTGGGACGCTGCATCGTGGAACTCGGTGGCGGCCGGCGACAGATGAACGACCGCATCGATCACGCCGTGGGCATCGACATTGAAGTCAAAATCGGCCAGAACGTGCGCCGCGGGCAACCGCTGTGTTGGCTGTCGGCACGGCAATCCGACGCGATTTCCCCCACTCGACTACAGGCCTGCTTTCGCCTGACCGATGAAAGCGTACAGCCGCGTCCGCTGATCCTGGACCGCCAATAA
- a CDS encoding S1C family serine protease has product MIFRLIIAGVVVAATAISPAGLTRADEVLTGPKALSQAFREAAKLATPAVVTVVAYGQSSDAATPEGFKPPSPLEPMPGNRSDNGGDSLKATGLGSGVVLSKEGTVVTNNHVIAGAEKVIVRLQDGRELTASEVHGDADNDIAMLRLEVGDVELHPMEIGDSDALEIGDWVLAIGSPFRLEATVSAGIISAKGRTLDRIRRGSLLQTDAAINPGNSGGALVDLDGRLIGINTAIATRNGSYQGIGFAIPISQAQWVADELLHHGRVRRAALGIRLADLNASVAGKLDLPVGLGVLVYQVINDSAADQAGIEPLDVILEFAGTRVKEPIELQNAVERMPIGSTQKVKVYRKGEELDLEVVLAPLDDPTEVPEAAAAE; this is encoded by the coding sequence ATGATCTTTCGTCTCATTATTGCCGGGGTCGTTGTGGCCGCCACCGCTATCTCGCCTGCGGGGCTGACCCGTGCTGACGAAGTTTTGACGGGACCGAAGGCGCTTTCTCAAGCGTTTCGCGAAGCGGCCAAGCTGGCCACGCCGGCGGTCGTCACTGTGGTGGCGTATGGGCAAAGCAGCGATGCTGCCACGCCGGAAGGTTTTAAACCGCCCTCGCCCTTGGAACCGATGCCGGGCAATCGTTCGGACAACGGCGGCGATTCGCTGAAAGCCACCGGCTTGGGATCGGGGGTCGTGTTGAGCAAGGAAGGCACCGTGGTGACCAATAATCATGTGATTGCCGGTGCGGAAAAGGTGATCGTGCGGTTGCAGGATGGCCGCGAATTAACCGCCAGCGAAGTCCACGGCGACGCGGACAACGATATCGCCATGCTGCGACTGGAAGTCGGCGATGTGGAACTGCACCCGATGGAAATCGGCGACTCCGACGCATTGGAAATTGGCGATTGGGTGTTGGCGATCGGTAGCCCGTTTCGTTTGGAAGCTACCGTCAGCGCGGGCATCATCAGCGCCAAGGGCCGCACGCTCGACCGCATCCGTCGCGGCAGCCTGTTGCAGACCGACGCAGCCATCAACCCCGGTAACTCTGGCGGCGCGTTGGTGGATTTGGACGGACGGCTGATCGGCATCAATACGGCCATCGCCACCCGCAACGGCAGCTACCAAGGCATCGGATTCGCGATTCCGATCTCGCAGGCTCAGTGGGTCGCCGACGAATTGCTGCATCACGGTCGCGTCCGCCGCGCCGCGTTGGGGATTCGCTTGGCGGACTTAAACGCGTCGGTGGCCGGCAAATTAGATCTGCCCGTGGGGCTGGGCGTGTTGGTCTATCAGGTGATCAACGATTCGGCGGCCGACCAAGCGGGCATCGAGCCCTTGGACGTGATCTTGGAATTCGCCGGCACGCGAGTCAAGGAACCGATCGAATTGCAGAACGCCGTCGAACGGATGCCGATCGGTTCGACGCAAAAGGTGAAGGTCTATCGCAAGGGCGAAGAGCTCGACTTGGAAGTCGTGTTGGCGCCGCTGGACGATCCCACCGAAGTGCCCGAAGCCGCGGCCGCCGAGTAG
- a CDS encoding PIN/TRAM domain-containing protein has protein sequence MALIILRCVFLACALGISQLINANLTADKVDTWVPWGVFLSTLGISVAVLLGDIFVAKKDLSTISSVYFGLLIGLLLTYILSIAAAPLLRNSDAIWWQLVGAMLLCYICTSFLLQTKDDFRFLIPYVEFVREVKGFKPLVLDTSVVIDGRIEDLVNTGIFDNQLIIPRFALSELQGIADSSDKLRRARGRRGLDVLNRLRGNENVDLQIYDRDLPELTGQTVDLKLVLLAKHLEGKVVTGDFNLNKVAKLHNVPVINLNEISNALKPLYLPGETFQVQVIKPGEGADQGVGYLDDGTMVVIEGGRQAIGKQKSVMVTSTLQTNAGRMIFAKLDD, from the coding sequence ATGGCGCTAATCATTCTGCGATGCGTGTTCCTAGCCTGTGCGCTAGGGATTTCTCAGCTTATCAATGCCAACCTGACCGCCGACAAGGTGGACACGTGGGTCCCCTGGGGTGTGTTCCTGTCCACCCTAGGGATCTCGGTCGCCGTCCTGTTAGGCGATATTTTTGTTGCCAAGAAAGACCTCAGCACGATCTCCTCGGTGTACTTCGGGCTGCTGATCGGGTTGCTGCTGACCTACATTCTGTCGATCGCCGCGGCCCCGCTGCTGCGCAATTCCGATGCCATCTGGTGGCAATTGGTCGGCGCCATGCTGCTGTGTTACATCTGCACCAGTTTTCTGCTGCAGACCAAAGACGACTTCCGCTTCCTGATCCCCTACGTGGAATTTGTCCGCGAGGTCAAAGGTTTTAAACCCTTGGTGCTGGACACCAGCGTGGTCATCGACGGCCGCATCGAAGACCTGGTCAACACGGGGATCTTCGACAACCAGCTGATCATTCCCCGGTTCGCGCTCAGCGAGCTACAGGGCATCGCCGACAGCAGCGACAAATTGCGCCGCGCCCGCGGACGTCGCGGCTTGGACGTGCTGAACCGCTTGCGAGGTAACGAGAACGTCGACCTGCAGATCTATGACCGCGACCTGCCCGAACTGACCGGCCAGACCGTGGACCTCAAGCTGGTGCTATTGGCCAAGCACTTGGAAGGCAAAGTTGTCACGGGCGACTTTAATCTGAACAAGGTCGCCAAGCTGCACAACGTTCCGGTGATCAACCTGAACGAAATCTCCAACGCCCTGAAGCCGTTGTACCTGCCCGGGGAAACCTTCCAGGTCCAGGTGATCAAACCCGGCGAAGGAGCTGACCAGGGCGTGGGCTACCTGGACGACGGCACGATGGTGGTGATCGAAGGCGGCCGCCAGGCGATCGGCAAGCAGAAGTCGGTGATGGTCACCAGCACGCTGCAGACCAACGCCGGCCGCATGATCTTCGCCAAACTCGACGATTAA